From the Spiribacter sp. 2438 genome, one window contains:
- a CDS encoding patatin-like phospholipase family protein — MPGANGPRIGLALGGGAARGWAHIGVIRALREAGIQPDVVAGTSVGAIAGAMLCSDRLDAFERWVVELTRRDVVGYMDFALGDGGFIQGRRLLTHFHNTFGDLRFEALATPLGVVATDLYSGQERWLQQGDVATAVRASMALPGVFTPIQVHGEWLVDGGLVNPVPISLCHAMGADRVIAVNLSGGLVGRRIHPPVPTADHTESVQEPAEDAPVTSAGWLSWLTHGVRNGSDLLQAQFRRGSAETVPGVFDVIATSVNVMQDRITRSRMAGDPPDLMIAPRLAHIGLMELHRGEEAIDEGRRAVKRLGPALESFLEDVASPKA; from the coding sequence ATGCCCGGCGCCAACGGACCGCGCATCGGCCTGGCCCTGGGGGGTGGCGCGGCCCGAGGCTGGGCCCATATCGGCGTTATTCGAGCGCTGCGTGAGGCCGGCATTCAGCCCGATGTCGTGGCCGGGACCTCGGTGGGGGCCATCGCCGGGGCCATGCTCTGCAGTGATCGACTGGATGCCTTCGAGCGCTGGGTGGTGGAGCTGACCCGACGGGACGTGGTCGGCTACATGGATTTCGCCCTCGGAGACGGCGGCTTCATCCAGGGCCGTCGGCTGCTCACGCATTTCCACAATACCTTTGGCGACCTGCGCTTCGAGGCCCTGGCCACGCCGTTGGGGGTGGTGGCCACCGACCTGTACAGCGGTCAGGAGCGATGGCTGCAGCAGGGGGACGTCGCCACGGCAGTGCGCGCTTCCATGGCGCTGCCCGGGGTCTTTACGCCCATCCAGGTCCACGGGGAGTGGCTGGTGGACGGTGGACTGGTGAATCCGGTGCCAATTTCCCTATGTCACGCCATGGGCGCGGATCGGGTGATCGCGGTCAATCTGAGCGGTGGACTGGTGGGTCGACGAATCCATCCGCCGGTGCCGACGGCGGACCACACCGAGTCGGTTCAGGAGCCCGCAGAGGATGCTCCGGTCACTTCAGCCGGCTGGCTGAGCTGGCTGACCCATGGCGTCCGAAACGGCAGTGATCTGTTGCAGGCCCAGTTCCGTCGGGGGTCCGCGGAAACCGTGCCGGGGGTTTTCGATGTCATCGCCACGTCGGTGAATGTCATGCAGGACCGCATTACCCGCAGTCGCATGGCGGGGGACCCGCCGGATCTCATGATTGCGCCGCGTCTGGCGCACATCGGGCTGATGGAGCTTCATCGGGGTGAGGAGGCCATTGATGAGGGCCGGCGGGCGGTGAAGCGCCTCGGCCCCGCCCTGGAGAGTTTTCTCGAAGACGTGGCTTCGCCGAAAGCCTAG
- a CDS encoding YceI family protein, with translation MTVMRRFILGAVIATFAVAGLKASPVLAEPQRYVVDEEHVSVAFQIGHARFANLVGLFTDVSGGFVYDAEANELHSGAAVITAGSVFTGHDRRDGHVRDGDFLDVRNHPEIRFEVTDYEATGSDQGVVHGEITILGVTQPLRLDATINRIGPHPIGGAQTLGASMSGSLMRSDFGMDYALEDELVGDEVELIIEFEALLDEG, from the coding sequence ATGACAGTCATGCGTCGATTCATCCTCGGGGCGGTCATCGCCACTTTCGCGGTGGCCGGCCTCAAAGCCAGCCCGGTGCTGGCCGAACCCCAGCGGTATGTGGTTGATGAAGAACACGTCAGTGTGGCCTTTCAGATCGGCCACGCCCGGTTCGCCAACCTGGTCGGTCTGTTCACCGACGTGAGCGGCGGTTTCGTCTACGACGCGGAGGCCAACGAGCTCCATAGTGGAGCCGCGGTCATCACCGCGGGCAGTGTCTTTACCGGTCATGATCGTCGGGATGGCCATGTTCGCGATGGTGATTTTCTGGATGTTCGCAATCACCCGGAGATTCGGTTCGAGGTCACCGACTACGAGGCCACCGGCAGTGACCAGGGCGTGGTGCACGGTGAAATCACCATTCTGGGCGTGACTCAGCCCCTTCGTCTGGACGCCACCATCAACCGCATTGGCCCTCATCCCATCGGCGGGGCCCAGACGCTGGGTGCCTCCATGAGCGGCAGCTTGATGCGCAGTGATTTCGGCATGGATTACGCCCTTGAGGACGAGCTGGTGGGGGACGAGGTCGAGCTCATCATCGAGTTCGAGGCCCTGTTGGACGAAGGCTGA
- a CDS encoding CDP-alcohol phosphatidyltransferase family protein gives MAAFVATAALAGGLTGFFSLSAAVPGLALVTQIGLGLALWQQRGRGTRLTAADRVTLARSVPIAILVGLLADTSLFLAQPTVIFSLAAVAVLMDGADGLVARRLGCETRAGARFDMELDGFALLVLAAWVASLDRAGPWVLLIGAWRYLFIMAGRFHPPLQRPLAFSQRRRVICGLQGVGLVICLLPGLPHSATQPLAAALVALVSYSFIVDLLALARPLSKTGANP, from the coding sequence TTGGCGGCATTCGTTGCCACTGCCGCGCTGGCGGGCGGCCTCACCGGGTTTTTTTCCCTGTCCGCGGCGGTGCCCGGGCTCGCACTGGTAACGCAGATCGGGCTGGGTCTGGCGCTATGGCAGCAGCGCGGCCGGGGCACCCGACTCACCGCCGCGGACCGGGTCACCCTGGCGCGCTCGGTCCCCATTGCCATACTGGTGGGCTTGCTGGCGGACACCTCCCTCTTCCTGGCCCAGCCCACGGTGATCTTCTCGCTGGCCGCGGTGGCGGTGCTCATGGACGGCGCGGACGGTCTGGTGGCCCGCCGCCTGGGTTGCGAAACCCGAGCCGGTGCCCGTTTCGACATGGAACTGGATGGATTCGCGCTGCTGGTACTGGCGGCCTGGGTGGCCTCGCTGGATCGCGCCGGCCCCTGGGTGCTCTTGATCGGTGCCTGGCGGTATCTGTTCATCATGGCGGGTCGGTTCCATCCACCTCTGCAACGGCCGCTGGCGTTTTCCCAGCGGCGACGCGTGATCTGCGGGCTGCAGGGCGTGGGCCTGGTGATCTGCCTGCTGCCGGGCCTGCCCCATTCCGCGACCCAGCCGCTGGCCGCTGCCCTGGTTGCACTGGTGAGTTATTCGTTCATTGTTGACCTGCTCGCCCTGGCGCGACCCCTATCAAAGACAGGAGCAAACCCATGA
- a CDS encoding zinc-binding alcohol dehydrogenase gives MSTSTSYAFWITGPEQGEIRETTLPPLESGTLQVRALYSGISRGTESLVWRGQVPGSQHLAMRAPFQEGEFPAPVKYGYCNVGVVEDGPADWIGQRVFCLYPHQTRYRVPIEAVHPLPEGLDPANAVLAANTETAINATWDAGPMVGERIAVIGAGVVGALTAALCTRIPGVEVQLVDVNLERGALAEALGVPFATPESARGELDRIIHASGHGEGLRLALSLAAMEATVVELSWFGSREPTVPLGEDFHARRLTLRSSQVGSLNPLMRPRWDHRRRLNLALQLLTRHPEWAALVDAESDFPSLPATMPSIAGGSGLCHRIRYQE, from the coding sequence ATGAGCACCTCCACCAGCTACGCCTTCTGGATAACCGGTCCCGAACAGGGAGAGATCCGGGAAACGACGCTCCCCCCGCTGGAATCCGGGACGCTGCAGGTCCGCGCCCTCTACAGCGGGATCAGTCGCGGCACCGAGTCACTGGTCTGGCGCGGCCAGGTGCCAGGCAGCCAGCACCTGGCCATGCGGGCACCGTTTCAGGAAGGCGAATTCCCCGCACCGGTGAAGTACGGCTACTGCAATGTGGGCGTGGTGGAAGACGGCCCCGCTGACTGGATCGGGCAGCGGGTGTTCTGCCTTTACCCGCATCAGACGCGTTACCGGGTACCCATTGAGGCGGTGCATCCGCTGCCGGAGGGTCTTGACCCCGCCAACGCGGTCCTGGCGGCCAACACGGAAACGGCCATCAACGCCACCTGGGATGCCGGCCCCATGGTCGGGGAGCGTATCGCGGTCATCGGCGCCGGCGTGGTCGGTGCCCTGACCGCGGCCCTGTGTACCCGGATCCCCGGTGTGGAGGTACAGCTGGTGGACGTCAATCTGGAGCGCGGCGCGCTGGCGGAAGCGCTTGGAGTGCCCTTTGCCACGCCGGAAAGCGCACGGGGCGAACTCGACCGGATCATCCACGCCAGTGGCCATGGCGAAGGCCTGCGACTGGCACTTTCACTGGCCGCCATGGAAGCCACCGTGGTCGAGCTCAGCTGGTTCGGTAGCCGGGAACCCACGGTCCCCCTTGGCGAGGACTTTCACGCCCGCCGTCTGACGCTGCGCTCCAGCCAGGTGGGTAGCCTCAATCCGCTCATGCGGCCGCGCTGGGACCACCGCCGTCGTCTGAATCTTGCCCTGCAACTGCTCACCCGCCATCCCGAATGGGCGGCGCTGGTGGACGCCGAGTCCGACTTCCCGTCGCTGCCCGCCACCATGCCGTCCATTGCTGGCGGGTCCGGTCTTTGCCATCGCATTCGCTATCAGGAGTGA
- a CDS encoding 6-carboxytetrahydropterin synthase: MYSINVRDHFMIAHSFRGDTFGPAQALHGATYVTDATFFRDSLDADGVVIDIAAATETLRAVLARYNLTNLDELTEFEGVNTTTEYLARHIADALAVAIDNGDLGESAQTLDRLKVTLHESHVASAAYERSLKG, translated from the coding sequence ATGTACAGCATTAATGTTCGCGACCATTTCATGATTGCCCACAGCTTTCGCGGCGACACCTTCGGCCCGGCTCAGGCGCTGCACGGAGCCACCTACGTCACCGATGCCACTTTTTTCCGGGACAGTCTGGACGCCGACGGGGTCGTCATCGACATCGCAGCGGCCACCGAGACCCTTCGCGCCGTTCTGGCCCGCTACAACCTGACCAATCTGGATGAACTCACGGAATTCGAAGGGGTGAACACCACCACCGAATACCTGGCGCGACACATCGCCGATGCCCTGGCGGTGGCCATCGACAATGGCGACCTGGGTGAGAGCGCACAAACCCTGGATCGGCTGAAAGTCACCCTGCACGAGTCACATGTGGCATCGGCGGCCTATGAGCGGTCGCTCAAGGGGTGA
- a CDS encoding glycosyltransferase family 4 protein, translated as MSPIHFLVPGSLGRPTGGTQYDRRIIEGLRQRGETVQAHELAGDYPGPDFAAEQAATDCLSALPDDACVVVDGLALGGLPDVFGDHARRLRLVAMVHHPLTDETGLDLPRAAELRDLEQRALAVVGGVIASSAFTADRLENLGLYPGDIHVVTPGCTPSRLASGSPDPDTPPSLLCVGSLIPRKGQDVLISALGRLADLPWQCTLAGSTGADADWNRHLQQLIADVALAHRIHSPGALSPSALEDAYQQADLFILPSRYEGYGMVITEAVARGLPVVTTDGGALPSTLPPGAGLTVPVGDSAALAAAIRRVLTEDELRAALEAGARRARRSLQDWDEVALGFQRALRNITHHD; from the coding sequence GTGAGCCCGATCCATTTTCTGGTTCCCGGCTCACTGGGCCGTCCCACCGGCGGTACCCAGTACGACCGGCGGATCATCGAGGGACTCAGGCAACGGGGCGAGACGGTTCAGGCTCATGAGCTCGCCGGCGACTACCCCGGGCCCGATTTCGCAGCGGAACAGGCCGCCACCGACTGCCTGTCGGCGCTGCCCGATGATGCCTGTGTGGTGGTGGACGGCCTCGCTCTGGGGGGGCTGCCCGACGTGTTCGGCGATCATGCCCGACGCCTCCGGCTGGTCGCCATGGTTCATCATCCACTGACGGATGAAACCGGTCTCGACCTGCCCCGGGCCGCGGAGTTGCGGGATCTCGAGCAACGGGCCCTGGCGGTTGTTGGCGGGGTCATTGCCAGCAGCGCCTTCACCGCCGATCGTCTGGAAAACCTGGGCCTCTACCCAGGCGACATCCATGTCGTGACCCCCGGTTGCACCCCGAGCCGACTGGCCAGTGGGTCCCCCGACCCGGATACCCCGCCATCGCTGCTGTGCGTGGGATCGCTCATCCCCCGCAAGGGACAGGATGTCCTGATCAGTGCCCTGGGGCGGCTTGCGGATCTCCCGTGGCAGTGCACGCTGGCCGGCTCCACCGGCGCCGACGCCGACTGGAACCGACATCTGCAGCAGCTGATCGCCGATGTCGCACTCGCCCATCGCATCCACTCACCGGGCGCGCTGTCGCCGTCGGCGCTGGAAGATGCCTATCAGCAGGCGGATCTGTTTATCCTGCCCTCCCGATACGAGGGATATGGCATGGTCATCACCGAGGCCGTGGCCCGCGGCCTGCCCGTGGTCACCACCGACGGCGGTGCCCTGCCGTCCACCCTGCCACCGGGGGCGGGCCTCACGGTTCCGGTGGGTGACTCGGCAGCGCTGGCTGCGGCCATTCGCCGGGTGCTGACCGAAGACGAGCTTCGAGCAGCGCTGGAAGCCGGTGCCCGACGGGCCCGCCGGTCACTGCAGGATTGGGACGAAGTGGCGCTGGGGTTCCAGCGGGCCTTGAGGAATATCACCCACCATGATTGA
- a CDS encoding bifunctional 2-polyprenyl-6-hydroxyphenol methylase/3-demethylubiquinol 3-O-methyltransferase UbiG: MIEHFAADWLGLREAADHASRDPNLTARLAEWWEAEGGSRVVDLGAGAGSNCRYLAPRLGGTQTWQLVDHDPELLAVARRRTATLGTEQGIPISTRRADLNTELADCTAGAHLVTASALLDLVSARWLETLAGQCQRQGCAVLITISYNGQFSLDPPLADDHWIREQVNAHQRGEKTVGRALGPDALDCAAPLFEQLGFQIWRAPSDWQLSPRDEPLQAALIEGWAEAARQQAPDEADRVDAWLQRRRQGGPAERLRVGHEDFLALPCPD; this comes from the coding sequence ATGATTGAACACTTTGCCGCCGACTGGCTGGGGCTGCGAGAAGCCGCGGATCATGCCAGCCGGGATCCGAATCTCACCGCCCGCCTCGCCGAGTGGTGGGAGGCCGAAGGCGGCTCCCGGGTGGTGGACCTGGGGGCCGGCGCCGGCAGCAACTGCCGTTATTTGGCGCCACGGCTCGGCGGGACTCAAACCTGGCAACTGGTGGACCACGACCCGGAACTGCTGGCGGTGGCTCGCAGACGCACGGCCACCCTCGGCACCGAACAAGGCATCCCGATCTCCACTCGCCGGGCAGACCTGAACACCGAGCTGGCGGACTGCACCGCCGGGGCCCACCTGGTCACCGCCTCGGCACTGCTGGATCTGGTCAGCGCCCGCTGGCTCGAGACGCTGGCCGGGCAGTGTCAGCGCCAGGGCTGCGCGGTGCTGATCACCATCAGCTACAACGGTCAGTTCTCTCTCGATCCCCCGCTGGCGGATGATCACTGGATTCGTGAGCAGGTCAATGCCCACCAGCGCGGCGAGAAAACCGTCGGTCGTGCCCTCGGGCCCGATGCACTGGACTGTGCAGCGCCGCTGTTCGAACAGTTGGGCTTTCAGATCTGGCGCGCTCCCAGCGACTGGCAGCTTTCACCGCGGGACGAGCCACTGCAGGCCGCCCTCATAGAGGGTTGGGCGGAAGCCGCCCGGCAGCAGGCGCCGGATGAGGCGGACCGCGTCGATGCCTGGCTGCAACGGCGGCGACAGGGAGGACCGGCGGAACGACTGCGGGTCGGGCATGAAGATTTTCTGGCCCTGCCGTGTCCCGACTGA
- a CDS encoding lysylphosphatidylglycerol synthase transmembrane domain-containing protein, which produces MSRLIRVLVSAVLLALVARQFGSDVLAQLAQANPAWLALAMGLGLLQVVGSAWRWRYTAGRLSVPLQMSRAVGEYFLATLINQTVPGGVIGDAQRAWRHGRGLPRQGPAFQAVVIERLSGQIALGGLALTAWFVSSEAPAAQRLLVGAGVAAGLLLMVRGIRWTLNHAQGWRQEWSAAVERGLLARSVLPVQLGASFLVAMSYIAVYICCLLALGAAGSLLTWGALVPLVLFAMLIPFSVAGWGLREGAAALLWPLAGLPAHEGVAAAVLYGVIALLSGVPGLMVLAKR; this is translated from the coding sequence GTGTCCCGACTGATCCGGGTTCTGGTTTCCGCCGTGCTGCTCGCCCTGGTGGCGAGGCAATTCGGCAGCGATGTACTGGCACAACTGGCCCAGGCGAATCCTGCCTGGTTGGCGCTGGCCATGGGGCTGGGTCTGTTGCAGGTGGTGGGCTCGGCCTGGCGCTGGCGCTACACGGCAGGCCGGCTCAGCGTACCCCTGCAGATGAGCCGCGCCGTCGGTGAATACTTTCTGGCCACCCTCATCAACCAGACCGTACCCGGCGGCGTCATCGGCGATGCTCAGCGTGCCTGGCGTCATGGCCGCGGGCTGCCAAGGCAGGGCCCGGCCTTCCAGGCCGTTGTGATCGAGCGGCTCTCCGGCCAGATCGCCCTGGGGGGGCTGGCACTCACGGCCTGGTTTGTCAGCTCCGAGGCTCCCGCTGCCCAGCGTCTGCTGGTTGGTGCTGGCGTGGCCGCCGGACTGCTGCTGATGGTCCGCGGCATTCGCTGGACCCTGAACCACGCCCAGGGTTGGAGGCAGGAGTGGTCGGCGGCGGTGGAGCGGGGCCTCCTCGCCCGGAGCGTACTCCCCGTCCAGCTGGGCGCCTCCTTTCTGGTGGCGATGAGCTATATCGCCGTCTATATCTGCTGCCTGCTGGCGCTGGGTGCCGCCGGCTCCCTGCTGACCTGGGGGGCCCTGGTGCCGCTGGTGCTGTTTGCCATGCTGATCCCGTTCAGCGTGGCCGGGTGGGGACTGCGGGAAGGCGCGGCCGCTCTGCTGTGGCCCCTCGCCGGCCTGCCGGCCCATGAGGGCGTCGCCGCGGCGGTGCTCTACGGGGTGATCGCGCTGCTCAGCGGCGTGCCGGGGCTCATGGTGCTGGCGAAACGCTGA
- a CDS encoding dihydrofolate reductase family protein, with protein sequence MGAETLQSVWIDLLRQCGGHHGKSPDDDTATPPDLSGLGHREAAQVLRQRYRPLLEPREQRPLVVAQLGQSLDGRIATPTGHSHYVTGPADRTHLHRLRALVDVVVVGAGTVAKDDPQLTVRAVAGRNPARAVLLDRDGLPADRSIFTDRAAPTWLVSAGRRQTLPADRQFVADPASPSTVRDALAATGVQRILVEGGARTVSAWIAHRLVDVLYVTVAPVLIGSGPTGIQLPAIDHMDEAWRPVVQQFDLGEDRLFRLDFSVSPAP encoded by the coding sequence ATGGGGGCGGAGACACTGCAATCAGTCTGGATCGACCTGCTGCGCCAGTGCGGAGGTCACCACGGCAAAAGCCCGGACGACGACACCGCAACTCCACCAGACCTGTCGGGTCTCGGGCACCGGGAGGCGGCTCAGGTTCTGCGGCAACGCTACCGCCCGTTGCTGGAGCCGCGGGAGCAACGGCCGCTGGTGGTGGCCCAGCTGGGCCAGAGCCTGGATGGCCGTATTGCCACACCCACGGGTCACTCCCATTACGTCACGGGTCCGGCTGACCGAACCCATCTGCATCGGCTGCGCGCCCTGGTGGATGTCGTGGTGGTGGGCGCCGGCACCGTCGCTAAAGACGACCCGCAGCTGACGGTCAGGGCCGTGGCAGGGCGTAACCCGGCCCGCGCGGTTCTCCTGGACCGTGACGGCTTGCCAGCGGACCGGTCCATCTTCACCGACCGGGCCGCGCCGACCTGGCTGGTCAGTGCGGGCCGCCGTCAAACGCTCCCGGCAGACCGGCAGTTCGTGGCCGATCCGGCTAGCCCGTCAACGGTTCGGGATGCCCTGGCCGCAACCGGCGTACAGCGTATTCTGGTGGAAGGAGGGGCGCGGACGGTGTCCGCCTGGATCGCGCATCGCCTGGTGGATGTGCTCTACGTGACCGTGGCACCGGTTCTGATCGGCTCGGGCCCCACGGGCATCCAGTTGCCCGCCATCGACCACATGGATGAGGCCTGGCGACCGGTGGTTCAGCAGTTCGATCTTGGCGAGGACCGACTGTTCCGGCTGGATTTCAGCGTTTCGCCAGCACCATGA
- the ribA gene encoding GTP cyclohydrolase II RibA — protein sequence MQRIRRALIDLRRGEPVRVTGADNDHRLIIAMENLDRARLAAMTAFTDDMPRLVMTHHRAQAMGLAWQSAAALSIPLRKNGAPPNLEAVVGVMKDPGKGKPPEPGTPAETAAIDMARHAGLLPALLVVDPLPDAGDLEARVANDEILSVSVREIEAFTTGRGNAPERISEAQVPLEGAETSRFILYREPDGLLEHIAVLIGEPEDWPSPPGLRLHSACLTGDLFGSLRCDCGEQLRQAASTLAAEGGGVLLYLAQEGRGIGLANKLRAYGLQDTGMDTVDADQLLGFGEDERRYEIAAAMLKDLGVASVRLMTNNPAKVSALEASGIEIAGREAIHGQLNSHNARYLTAKAERSGHWLQELLTESRPEDQA from the coding sequence ATGCAGCGCATCCGGCGCGCACTGATTGACCTGAGGCGCGGAGAACCGGTGAGAGTCACCGGCGCCGACAACGATCACCGCCTCATCATCGCCATGGAAAACCTGGACCGGGCCCGGCTGGCCGCCATGACGGCATTCACTGATGATATGCCCCGCCTGGTGATGACCCACCACCGGGCCCAGGCCATGGGGTTGGCCTGGCAAAGTGCGGCTGCACTGTCCATCCCGCTTCGAAAGAACGGCGCGCCACCGAACCTGGAAGCGGTGGTTGGTGTGATGAAGGACCCGGGCAAAGGCAAGCCCCCCGAACCCGGCACCCCGGCCGAGACCGCCGCCATCGACATGGCCCGCCACGCAGGCCTGCTGCCGGCGCTGCTGGTTGTGGATCCCCTGCCCGATGCCGGGGATCTGGAAGCGCGGGTGGCTAACGATGAAATCCTCTCGGTCAGCGTCCGCGAGATCGAGGCATTCACCACCGGGCGAGGCAATGCACCGGAGCGAATCAGCGAGGCTCAGGTTCCACTGGAGGGCGCGGAGACATCAAGGTTCATCCTCTATCGCGAGCCCGACGGATTGCTCGAGCACATCGCGGTGTTGATCGGCGAGCCGGAGGACTGGCCCAGCCCGCCGGGACTTCGTCTCCACTCCGCCTGCCTGACCGGCGACCTGTTTGGCTCCCTGCGCTGCGACTGTGGCGAACAGCTGCGCCAGGCGGCGTCCACGCTGGCCGCCGAAGGCGGTGGGGTGCTGCTCTATCTGGCCCAGGAAGGCCGGGGCATCGGCCTGGCCAACAAGCTGCGGGCCTATGGGCTGCAGGACACCGGCATGGACACGGTGGACGCAGACCAGCTGCTCGGATTCGGGGAAGACGAGCGCCGCTACGAGATCGCCGCGGCCATGCTGAAAGACCTGGGTGTCGCCAGCGTCCGCCTCATGACCAATAATCCCGCCAAGGTCTCGGCGCTGGAGGCGTCGGGCATCGAGATTGCAGGTCGGGAAGCGATCCATGGACAACTCAATAGTCACAACGCCCGCTATCTCACCGCCAAGGCAGAACGCTCCGGGCACTGGTTGCAGGAATTGCTGACCGAAAGTCGGCCGGAAGATCAGGCCTGA
- a CDS encoding creatininase family protein, whose amino-acid sequence MMEQRGWAGHTRDGLRHCLDENAVALLPLAAVEQHGDHLPLATDQIIADGVVEAALNRLPAEVTCLRLPTVAIGESTEHVNHAGTLSLSSATFEAVLREIGQSVSRAGARRLVMYTSHGGNLAAMDTAALDLRAREGMLVVKTCHFDFPAIPAMFPEREWQEGLHGGALETALMLHLAPDRVNRHQLSHRPSIEFEALADFRWLGAETRAARFAWLAEDLHPGGITGDARLANPEAGEKLLLHYADTLAGIIAETAKFPLSTFDQA is encoded by the coding sequence ATGATGGAACAGAGGGGCTGGGCCGGTCATACCCGCGACGGGCTCCGCCATTGTCTGGATGAGAACGCGGTGGCGCTCCTGCCGTTGGCGGCGGTGGAGCAGCACGGGGATCACCTGCCTCTGGCCACGGACCAGATCATCGCCGACGGAGTCGTCGAAGCCGCCCTGAACCGGCTGCCCGCCGAGGTTACCTGCCTGCGCCTGCCCACGGTGGCCATTGGCGAGAGCACCGAGCATGTCAACCATGCCGGCACGCTCAGTCTTTCGTCGGCCACCTTTGAGGCCGTGCTAAGGGAAATCGGTCAGTCGGTGAGTCGTGCCGGTGCCCGCCGGCTGGTGATGTACACCAGCCATGGTGGCAATCTGGCGGCCATGGACACCGCGGCGCTGGATCTGCGGGCCCGTGAGGGCATGCTGGTGGTGAAAACCTGCCATTTTGATTTTCCGGCCATTCCCGCAATGTTTCCGGAGCGCGAGTGGCAGGAGGGGTTGCATGGCGGTGCGCTGGAAACCGCCCTGATGCTTCATCTGGCCCCGGATCGGGTCAACCGTCATCAGCTCTCTCACCGGCCGTCCATTGAGTTCGAGGCGCTGGCGGATTTTCGGTGGCTCGGCGCGGAAACCCGAGCCGCCCGGTTTGCCTGGCTGGCCGAGGATCTGCATCCGGGGGGGATTACCGGTGACGCACGACTGGCGAACCCGGAGGCCGGTGAAAAACTGCTTCTTCACTACGCGGATACCCTCGCCGGCATCATTGCAGAAACCGCGAAGTTCCCGTTATCAACCTTTGATCAGGCCTGA
- a CDS encoding uracil-DNA glycosylase family protein — MAELPEPLEERFRQAAADLPGVDHEAYLQADRDPQSPVLGLGRRESPVAFFGRDPGRDEVRHGVPFIGAGGKQIRRVLHRRRFSGELATTEQALAAGEGYFWANTVPYKPAGNKAWPMAIKRRFWPLVSTVLLRCWSGSQVLTLGREAFFWFGLEQSASVRQSLSHHWHSPARFETSLAIDYAGPEPELKRRLWIHPLPHPSPLNATWFKRFPSLLESRLDTLEAE, encoded by the coding sequence ATGGCCGAATTGCCGGAGCCGCTTGAGGAACGCTTCCGGCAGGCCGCCGCGGATTTGCCGGGGGTGGATCACGAGGCCTACCTCCAGGCGGACCGCGATCCACAGTCCCCTGTACTCGGCCTGGGTCGCCGGGAGTCCCCGGTTGCATTTTTCGGACGCGACCCGGGTCGGGACGAAGTCCGACACGGGGTGCCCTTTATCGGCGCGGGTGGCAAACAGATTCGTCGGGTCCTGCACCGGCGTCGTTTCAGTGGAGAGCTGGCGACCACCGAGCAGGCCCTCGCGGCGGGGGAGGGCTACTTCTGGGCCAACACCGTCCCCTACAAGCCCGCGGGTAACAAAGCCTGGCCGATGGCCATTAAACGCCGTTTCTGGCCGCTGGTCAGCACGGTTCTGCTGCGCTGCTGGAGCGGGTCGCAGGTGCTGACCCTGGGGCGGGAGGCGTTTTTCTGGTTCGGACTCGAGCAGTCCGCCTCGGTGCGTCAGTCCCTGAGCCATCACTGGCACTCGCCCGCCCGCTTCGAGACATCCCTGGCCATTGATTACGCTGGTCCGGAGCCGGAACTGAAGCGCCGCCTGTGGATTCATCCGCTGCCCCATCCCTCACCCCTGAACGCCACCTGGTTCAAACGCTTTCCGTCGCTCCTGGAAAGCCGTCTCGATACGCTGGAGGCCGAATGA
- a CDS encoding ProQ/FINO family protein: MANSPNQKRKRAERARDLLRELQKRFPDCFGRQRKNIRPIAIGIDRALRETFDNDPDMAKTPNWLIRQCLAVHTRSPAYLDAVIAGGDRVDLSGNPVEPVTAEAIELARTRREEQRARAAEQRQKKRADEEAARRQARLEQLAKHFND, from the coding sequence ATGGCCAATTCGCCAAACCAGAAACGCAAGCGCGCCGAGCGGGCCCGAGACCTGCTCCGGGAATTGCAGAAACGTTTTCCCGACTGTTTTGGACGGCAGCGCAAAAACATCCGGCCAATCGCCATCGGAATTGACCGGGCGCTGCGGGAAACGTTCGACAACGACCCGGACATGGCGAAAACGCCGAATTGGCTGATTCGTCAGTGTCTTGCCGTTCACACCCGGTCGCCCGCCTATCTGGACGCCGTGATCGCCGGCGGTGATCGGGTGGATCTGAGCGGCAATCCGGTGGAACCGGTCACCGCAGAAGCCATCGAATTGGCCAGAACGCGCCGCGAGGAACAGCGCGCCCGGGCGGCCGAACAGCGTCAGAAGAAACGCGCCGATGAAGAAGCCGCCCGACGCCAGGCCCGATTGGAGCAACTGGCCAAGCATTTCAACGATTGA